A genome region from Indicator indicator isolate 239-I01 chromosome 31, UM_Iind_1.1, whole genome shotgun sequence includes the following:
- the LOC128977189 gene encoding uncharacterized protein LOC128977189 has product FLNLLSSSFFCPLPASIHPAPMPPAPLPPTSLPPCPPAPMPPCSAARSGDRLLPSTHNLASAFSLTVK; this is encoded by the exons tttctaaatctcctctcttccagcttcttctgccctctgccagcttcaatccat CCTGCCCCCATGccccctgcccccctgccccctacctccctgcccccctgccctcctgcccccatGCCCCCCT GTAGTGCTGCCAGGTCAGGGGATCGTTTATTACCTTCTACACATAaccttgcttctgccttcagCCTTACTGTTAAATGA